In the genome of Poecile atricapillus isolate bPoeAtr1 chromosome 30, bPoeAtr1.hap1, whole genome shotgun sequence, one region contains:
- the LOC131589801 gene encoding scavenger receptor cysteine-rich domain-containing protein SCART1-like encodes MCRCAQVCAVSPGVPQVCLTPPPPAGPDPPQVRLLGGPGPCAGQVQVRLNRTWLQVCGLTWGLPEAQVLCRQLGCGPALSAPVGPHLPGVGAGQPHLAGLTCDGSESQLLECLRGGEGPRTCAGGAAQVRCAMPAGASPSCAYLVALLVLLTSVGGALLWLTLRARCVPAHLDTPRAPSAIYLPRRASPGEAEALQLMDDDP; translated from the exons ATGTGCAG gtgtgctcaggtgtgcgCAG tgtccccaggtgtaccccaggtgtgcCTCACCCCTCCCCCTCCCGCAGGTCCCGACCCCCCCCAGGTGCGGCTGCTGGGCGGCCCCGGGCCCTGCGCGGGGCAGGTGCAGGTGAGGCTGAACCGCACCTGGCTGCAGGTGTGCGGCCTCACCTGGGGGCTGCCCGAGGCTCAGGTGCTGTGCCGGCAGCTGGGCTGCGGCCCCGCCCTCAGCGCACCTGTGGGGCCGCACCTGCCCGGGGTGGGGGCGGGGCAGCCTCACCTGGCCGGGCTCACCTGCGACGGCTCCGAGTCGCAGCTCCTCGAGTGCCTGCGCGGGGGGGAGGGGCCCCGCACCTGCGCAGGTGGGGCCGCCCAGGTGCGCTGCGCAATGCCCGCAG GTGCCTCCCCCAGCTGCGCTTACCTGGTGgcgctgctggtgctgctgacgTCGGTGGGCGGGGCCCTGCTCTGGCTCACCTTGAGggccaggtgtgtcccag ctcacctggacaccCCCAGGGCCCCCAGCGCCATTTACCTGCCCAGGAGAGCCTCACCTGGGGAGGCCGAGGCGCTGCAGCTGATGGACGATGATCCCTGA